The proteins below come from a single Deltaproteobacteria bacterium genomic window:
- a CDS encoding aspartate 1-decarboxylase: protein MLLQVLKSKIHRATVTEANVNYEGSITLDSELMEKASLLINEMVHIWDATEGHRLYTYCMPPAPKGSGTVCINGAAARLIKKGHIIIITSFVNLTPEEYKTHKPNKVIVDEKNRVKQVKHE, encoded by the coding sequence ATGCTCCTCCAAGTGCTCAAATCAAAAATCCATCGGGCAACGGTGACCGAAGCAAATGTGAATTACGAGGGGTCGATCACGCTGGATAGCGAGTTAATGGAAAAAGCAAGTCTTTTGATCAACGAAATGGTCCATATCTGGGATGCCACCGAAGGGCACCGGCTCTACACCTACTGCATGCCCCCTGCCCCCAAAGGCTCCGGCACGGTCTGCATCAACGGCGCCGCCGCCCGGCTGATTAAAAAGGGGCACATCATCATCATCACCAGCTTTGTCAATCTGACCCCCGAGGAATATAAGACGCACAAACCGAACAAGGTGATTGTGGATGAGAAGAATCGGGTCAAGCAGGTGAAACACGAGTAG
- a CDS encoding zinc-binding dehydrogenase, with protein MKAIRIHEYGGIDKLVIDEIPEPKPDANEVKIEAKATSLNHLDVWIRQGLLKHLIGGFAAGAPAPPVRSRGINPTLAHHLNLPLPLVPGSDGCGVVADIGSKVLSFKKGDRVFWNPGFGCGKCPPCKSGNEALCVHYQILGENCDGAHRRFLCLPENRVIPLPSSIPFEEGAAFPLVFMTAWQMLVRKADIQAGQTALVMAGASGIGTAAIQIAKLKGARVIATAGSDETKKKLEGLGADDVIDHYQEEIGKRTLELTGGRGVDVVFEHVGAKVWKEALKALAKGGRLVTCGATTGADVSINLRHVFMKHQQIIGSTMGNRRDLEEIVQWIGKRKLRPVIHEVLPYTEIGKGHEMLEKGGIFGKVVLRW; from the coding sequence ATGAAGGCCATCCGCATCCACGAATATGGCGGCATCGATAAACTCGTCATCGACGAAATCCCCGAACCCAAACCGGACGCAAACGAAGTAAAAATCGAGGCCAAGGCCACAAGCCTGAACCATCTCGACGTGTGGATCCGCCAGGGACTTCTCAAGCATTTAATCGGGGGCTTTGCCGCTGGCGCCCCCGCACCCCCCGTTCGCTCGCGCGGAATAAATCCGACGCTTGCTCACCATCTAAACCTCCCTCTCCCCCTTGTTCCGGGAAGCGACGGTTGCGGCGTTGTTGCCGACATCGGCTCGAAAGTCCTTTCCTTTAAAAAAGGGGATCGAGTCTTCTGGAACCCCGGATTCGGATGCGGAAAATGTCCGCCATGCAAGTCGGGCAACGAGGCCCTTTGCGTCCACTATCAAATTCTAGGCGAGAACTGCGACGGCGCCCATCGCCGGTTTCTTTGCCTCCCCGAAAACCGGGTCATCCCTCTTCCTTCTTCCATCCCGTTTGAAGAAGGGGCCGCCTTTCCCCTTGTCTTCATGACCGCCTGGCAGATGCTGGTCCGCAAAGCGGACATTCAAGCGGGACAGACGGCGCTCGTCATGGCAGGCGCCAGCGGCATCGGGACTGCGGCCATTCAAATCGCCAAACTGAAAGGGGCGCGGGTTATTGCCACGGCAGGATCGGATGAAACAAAAAAGAAACTTGAAGGTTTGGGGGCGGACGATGTCATCGATCATTATCAGGAAGAAATCGGCAAGCGAACCCTGGAACTGACGGGCGGCCGCGGCGTTGATGTCGTTTTCGAACATGTGGGGGCCAAAGTCTGGAAGGAGGCCCTTAAGGCCCTTGCCAAAGGGGGAAGGCTCGTCACCTGCGGCGCAACCACCGGCGCCGATGTGTCGATCAACCTCCGTCATGTATTTATGAAACACCAGCAGATTATCGGTTCCACCATGGGAAACAGGCGCGATTTGGAGGAAATCGTCCAATGGATCGGGAAGAGAAAATTAAGGCCGGTGATTCATGAGGTTCTGCCGTACACGGAGATCGGGAAAGGACATGAAATGCTGGAGAAGGGGGGGATATTTGGGAAGGTGGTGTTGAGATGGTAG
- a CDS encoding thioredoxin family protein, whose translation MPPFELKDPYGKTYKGNDLFGRKGLLVAFTCNHCPYAIAVWPRLVILARHAGELGVNTVGINPNIHPDYPEDAPEKMKIKIREWGIGFPYLVDETQKAADAFKAQCTPDLYLFNEKQELVYHGRLDDNWQDEKKVKRQELKEVIENLAAGKPISKDQKHSMGCSIKWKQAPKGR comes from the coding sequence ATGCCGCCGTTCGAGTTGAAAGACCCTTACGGCAAGACATACAAAGGAAACGACCTCTTCGGAAGAAAGGGATTGCTGGTCGCCTTTACCTGCAACCACTGCCCCTATGCCATCGCCGTCTGGCCACGACTTGTCATACTGGCCCGCCACGCCGGTGAACTGGGAGTCAACACCGTCGGAATCAACCCGAATATTCATCCCGATTATCCCGAAGATGCGCCGGAAAAGATGAAGATCAAAATCCGCGAATGGGGCATCGGTTTTCCCTATCTTGTCGACGAAACGCAGAAGGCGGCCGATGCCTTCAAGGCCCAGTGCACGCCGGACCTCTATTTATTTAATGAGAAGCAGGAGCTGGTCTATCATGGCCGGCTCGATGACAATTGGCAGGACGAAAAAAAGGTCAAACGGCAGGAACTGAAAGAGGTAATCGAAAACTTGGCCGCCGGGAAGCCGATTTCAAAGGATCAAAAACACTCCATGGGCTGTTCAATCAAATGGAAACAAGCCCCGAAGGGGCGTTGA
- a CDS encoding TlpA family protein disulfide reductase: MNKKILFLLVALLAVIIAWSYLKEGTNGGYSLVGKQAPDFSLKDEKGQKVALSQYRGKVVLLHFWATWCPPCVEEFPSLDRLVQKFDGAKFALIAVSVDEEGMEAVREYGTYRLPESFLIDKNGKVTKKISGPQDWEHPRWEGTIGKMVNVK, translated from the coding sequence ATGAACAAAAAAATTCTCTTTCTCCTCGTTGCCCTTCTGGCTGTTATCATCGCCTGGTCTTACCTTAAGGAAGGGACCAACGGTGGATACAGCCTTGTGGGTAAACAGGCGCCTGATTTCAGTCTTAAGGACGAAAAAGGACAGAAAGTGGCGTTAAGTCAGTACAGGGGCAAAGTGGTGCTTCTCCACTTCTGGGCCACATGGTGCCCGCCGTGCGTCGAGGAGTTCCCCTCGCTGGACAGGCTCGTTCAAAAATTCGATGGGGCAAAATTTGCCCTGATCGCGGTGTCGGTTGACGAGGAGGGGATGGAGGCGGTGAGGGAGTACGGGACCTATCGCCTGCCGGAGAGTTTTTTGATCGACAAAAACGGCAAAGTGACAAAAAAGATTTCCGGGCCGCAGGACTGGGAACATCCGAGGTGGGAGGGAACCATTGGGAAAATGGTAAATGTCAAATGA